A region from the Anoplolepis gracilipes chromosome 2, ASM4749672v1, whole genome shotgun sequence genome encodes:
- the Cyp4aa1 gene encoding cytochrome P450 4aa1-like isoform X1: MTSLWRYLLQLNRTPGEMWTCLAFLAVIYVIYVFKNYVRIFRFIFTLDGPKTVPILGNANAILEGNLIQRMTNEATSYGRVFRIWLTLVPYVVLVEPEDIQVVLSSMKHTQKIFFYKLLDNFLGKGLVTREVNKWKIHRKILQPAFHLHILERFAGTFGKCADHLVDKLLEKDGKEVNVTVFVNNSVYDILTETILGTKTRGSNAKDDTPFRKGQVMVPYRFARPWLLIDWLYRLTTAGKSEEQQQKDLFDFCFKKMKEKRELLRQNGSFVLDDETMSPEGRKISLLEYMVEINERNPCFTDRDIIEECCTFMLAGQDSVGTATAMTLFLLANNSIWQEKCIAELDEIFDGDERSPTMQDLRKMKYLDMCIKESLRLYPSVPLFARTLGEDVRIGKYVIPAGCGVFIAPYCTHRLENHFPNPHEFKPERFSPENSEGRHPYAYIPFSAGPRNCIGYKFATLEIKSIISAILRKCRLEPILGKEKVIARFRMTIRAHGGLWVKVRSRKLIDRNY, encoded by the exons ATGACATCTTTATGGCGTTATTTGCTTCAG TTGAATCGTACCCCAGGCGAAATGTGGACCTGCCTTGCTTTTTTAGCTGTCATCTACGTTATATACGTATTTAAGAATTACGTCAGGATCTTCAGGTTTATTTTCACCCTCGATGGACCGAAGACGGTGCCCATTCTTGGCAATGCAAATGCCATTCTCGAAGGAAATC tgattCAGAGAATGACAAACGAGGCGACGAGTTACGGCCGCGTTTTTCGGATATGGCTAACGCTTGTGCCGTACGTCGTGCTCGTGGAACCAGAGGACATCCAAGTGGTGCTGAGCAGTATGAAACACACgcaaaagatattcttttacaaATTGCTCGATAATTTTCTGGGCAAGGGTCTGGTCACGCGAGAGGTAAACAAGTGGAAGATACACCGAAAAATCTTGCAGCCGGCCTTTCATCTTCACATTCTCGAGAGATTTGCCGGAACATTCGGCAAATGCGCCGATCATCTAGTCGATAAGCTACTAGAGAAAGACGGAAAGGAGGTGAACGTCACCGTGTTCGTCAACAATTCAGTCTACGATATATTGACCG AGACAATTTTGGGTACGAAAACGAGAGGTAGCAACGCCAAGGATGACACGCCATTCAGAAA GGGTCAAGTTATGGTGCCGTACAGATTCGCGCGGCCGTGGCTGCTAATTGATTGGCTCTACCGATTGACAACAGCCGGAAAATCGGAGGAACAACAGCAGAAGGATCTGTTTGACTTCTGTTTCAAAAAGATGAAAGAGAAGCGCGAGCTTTTGAGACAGAACGGTTCGTTCGTCCTCGATGATGAAACTATGAGCCCGGAGGGCAGAAAGATATCCCTGCTCGAATACATGGTCGAGATCAACGAAAGGAATCCTTGTTTCACCGACCGGGACATCATCGAAGAATGTTGCACCTTTATGCTAGCTGGCCAGGATTCGGTCGGCACCGCCACCGCGATGACGCTTTTTCTCCTAGCGAATAATTCCATATGGCAGGAAAAATGTATCGCGGAGTTGGATGAGATCTTCGACGGGGACGAGAGATCGCCTACTATGCAGGATCTTAGGAAGATGAAATACTTGGATATGTGCATCAAGGAATCCTTGAGATTGTATCCTAGCGTACCGCTGTTTGCCAGGACACTTGGAGAAGATGTGAGAAtag GAAAATATGTGATACCAGCCGGTTGCGGCGTATTTATAGCACCATACTGCACACACCGTTTGGAAAATCATTTTCCCAATCCTCACGAGTTTAAGCCGGAACGTTTTAGTCCCGAAAACTCTGAAGGAAGACATCCCTACGCCTACATACCCTTCAGCGCCGGTCCTCGTAATTGTATTG gaTATAAATTCGCCACGCTCGAGATAAAATCGATAATCAGTGCAATTCTGAGGAAATGTCGATTAGAACCAATACTCGGCAAAGAAAAAGTGATAGCCAGATTTCGAATGACAATCAGAGCACATGGTGGACTTTGGGTTAAAGTGAGATCGCGGAAATTGATCGATCGTAACTATTGA
- the Cyp4aa1 gene encoding cytochrome P450 4aa1-like isoform X2 produces MWTCLAFLAVIYVIYVFKNYVRIFRFIFTLDGPKTVPILGNANAILEGNLIQRMTNEATSYGRVFRIWLTLVPYVVLVEPEDIQVVLSSMKHTQKIFFYKLLDNFLGKGLVTREVNKWKIHRKILQPAFHLHILERFAGTFGKCADHLVDKLLEKDGKEVNVTVFVNNSVYDILTETILGTKTRGSNAKDDTPFRKGQVMVPYRFARPWLLIDWLYRLTTAGKSEEQQQKDLFDFCFKKMKEKRELLRQNGSFVLDDETMSPEGRKISLLEYMVEINERNPCFTDRDIIEECCTFMLAGQDSVGTATAMTLFLLANNSIWQEKCIAELDEIFDGDERSPTMQDLRKMKYLDMCIKESLRLYPSVPLFARTLGEDVRIGKYVIPAGCGVFIAPYCTHRLENHFPNPHEFKPERFSPENSEGRHPYAYIPFSAGPRNCIGYKFATLEIKSIISAILRKCRLEPILGKEKVIARFRMTIRAHGGLWVKVRSRKLIDRNY; encoded by the exons ATGTGGACCTGCCTTGCTTTTTTAGCTGTCATCTACGTTATATACGTATTTAAGAATTACGTCAGGATCTTCAGGTTTATTTTCACCCTCGATGGACCGAAGACGGTGCCCATTCTTGGCAATGCAAATGCCATTCTCGAAGGAAATC tgattCAGAGAATGACAAACGAGGCGACGAGTTACGGCCGCGTTTTTCGGATATGGCTAACGCTTGTGCCGTACGTCGTGCTCGTGGAACCAGAGGACATCCAAGTGGTGCTGAGCAGTATGAAACACACgcaaaagatattcttttacaaATTGCTCGATAATTTTCTGGGCAAGGGTCTGGTCACGCGAGAGGTAAACAAGTGGAAGATACACCGAAAAATCTTGCAGCCGGCCTTTCATCTTCACATTCTCGAGAGATTTGCCGGAACATTCGGCAAATGCGCCGATCATCTAGTCGATAAGCTACTAGAGAAAGACGGAAAGGAGGTGAACGTCACCGTGTTCGTCAACAATTCAGTCTACGATATATTGACCG AGACAATTTTGGGTACGAAAACGAGAGGTAGCAACGCCAAGGATGACACGCCATTCAGAAA GGGTCAAGTTATGGTGCCGTACAGATTCGCGCGGCCGTGGCTGCTAATTGATTGGCTCTACCGATTGACAACAGCCGGAAAATCGGAGGAACAACAGCAGAAGGATCTGTTTGACTTCTGTTTCAAAAAGATGAAAGAGAAGCGCGAGCTTTTGAGACAGAACGGTTCGTTCGTCCTCGATGATGAAACTATGAGCCCGGAGGGCAGAAAGATATCCCTGCTCGAATACATGGTCGAGATCAACGAAAGGAATCCTTGTTTCACCGACCGGGACATCATCGAAGAATGTTGCACCTTTATGCTAGCTGGCCAGGATTCGGTCGGCACCGCCACCGCGATGACGCTTTTTCTCCTAGCGAATAATTCCATATGGCAGGAAAAATGTATCGCGGAGTTGGATGAGATCTTCGACGGGGACGAGAGATCGCCTACTATGCAGGATCTTAGGAAGATGAAATACTTGGATATGTGCATCAAGGAATCCTTGAGATTGTATCCTAGCGTACCGCTGTTTGCCAGGACACTTGGAGAAGATGTGAGAAtag GAAAATATGTGATACCAGCCGGTTGCGGCGTATTTATAGCACCATACTGCACACACCGTTTGGAAAATCATTTTCCCAATCCTCACGAGTTTAAGCCGGAACGTTTTAGTCCCGAAAACTCTGAAGGAAGACATCCCTACGCCTACATACCCTTCAGCGCCGGTCCTCGTAATTGTATTG gaTATAAATTCGCCACGCTCGAGATAAAATCGATAATCAGTGCAATTCTGAGGAAATGTCGATTAGAACCAATACTCGGCAAAGAAAAAGTGATAGCCAGATTTCGAATGACAATCAGAGCACATGGTGGACTTTGGGTTAAAGTGAGATCGCGGAAATTGATCGATCGTAACTATTGA